In Akkermansia muciniphila, one DNA window encodes the following:
- a CDS encoding phosphoribosylanthranilate isomerase: MKKHSFAIKVCGITRQSDLSTAMGMGAHFCGFIFHPGSPRYIAPPRAAALDSALIRRVGVFVNQNAEEIMDIMKTARLEFAQLHGAHSLDCARRIGPEKVIRVLWPDRYESVDALQREMELWADSCAWFLLDAGTQGGGHGVSLDWTSLASLSSPRPWFLAGGLSSASLNRALEQCSPDGIDLNSGVEAIPGQKSPQKLLAALKPLTPYTPYHIA; encoded by the coding sequence ATGAAGAAGCATTCATTTGCAATCAAGGTGTGCGGAATTACCCGCCAGAGCGATTTATCAACCGCCATGGGGATGGGAGCCCATTTCTGCGGCTTCATCTTTCATCCCGGAAGTCCGCGTTACATTGCGCCGCCGCGCGCCGCGGCTTTGGACTCCGCCCTGATCCGCCGCGTGGGCGTTTTCGTGAATCAGAATGCGGAGGAAATCATGGATATCATGAAAACGGCCCGGCTGGAATTCGCCCAGCTCCATGGCGCCCATTCTCTGGACTGCGCGCGCCGCATCGGTCCGGAAAAGGTAATCCGCGTATTGTGGCCGGATCGGTATGAATCTGTGGATGCCCTGCAAAGGGAAATGGAGCTATGGGCGGACAGCTGCGCCTGGTTTCTGCTGGATGCCGGCACCCAGGGCGGCGGCCACGGCGTTTCCCTTGACTGGACCTCCCTGGCGTCTCTGAGTTCCCCCCGGCCCTGGTTTCTGGCGGGCGGCCTTTCTTCCGCCTCCCTGAACAGGGCGCTGGAACAATGCTCTCCGGACGGCATTGACCTGAACTCCGGCGTGGAAGCCATTCCCGGCCAGAAAAGCCCGCAGAAGCTGCTGGCGGCCCTCAAACCCCTCACCCCTTACACTCCTTACCACATCGCATGA
- the trpB gene encoding tryptophan synthase subunit beta has product MKKEGYFGNFGGRFVPEALRPPLMELEEAMNSIMPSREYRDALQDLLVHYAGRETPLTFCPRLSEKLGFRLWLKREDLLHTGAHKINNALGQALLAKMMGKTHLIAETGAGQHGVATATAAARLNMDCAIFMGAEDVERQSMNVMRMKLLGATVFPIESGSRTLKDAINEALRYWISHQADTLYCFGTAAGPHPFPTLVRQLQSVIGREARAQMLDRAGRLPDVVVACVGGGSNAIGMLHPFVEDEGVRLVGVEAGGTGEPGCYNSAPINLGSPGVLHGHVTMLLQDEDGQIQPSHSISAGLDYPGVGPEHAYLAETGRVHYGMICDASALNAFQTLTREEGIIPALESSHAVAWVLDHAEELPQGGDVLVNLSGRGDKDLGIVRKYINL; this is encoded by the coding sequence ATGAAAAAAGAAGGATATTTCGGCAATTTCGGCGGCCGCTTCGTACCGGAAGCGCTGCGTCCCCCGCTCATGGAGCTGGAGGAAGCCATGAACTCCATCATGCCGTCCCGCGAGTACCGGGACGCGCTCCAGGATCTGCTGGTCCATTACGCTGGGCGTGAAACTCCCCTCACGTTCTGTCCCCGCCTTTCGGAAAAACTGGGCTTCCGCCTGTGGCTGAAACGGGAGGACCTGCTGCATACCGGAGCCCACAAAATCAACAACGCCCTTGGCCAGGCCCTTCTGGCCAAAATGATGGGGAAAACGCATCTTATTGCGGAAACCGGGGCGGGGCAGCACGGCGTGGCTACGGCCACGGCGGCGGCCCGGCTTAACATGGACTGCGCCATCTTTATGGGCGCAGAGGATGTAGAACGCCAGTCCATGAACGTCATGCGCATGAAACTGCTGGGAGCTACGGTTTTCCCGATTGAGAGCGGTTCCCGCACGTTGAAGGATGCCATCAACGAGGCTCTTCGCTACTGGATTTCCCATCAGGCGGATACCCTGTATTGTTTCGGTACGGCGGCGGGCCCCCATCCGTTCCCCACATTGGTCAGGCAGCTTCAATCCGTCATTGGGCGAGAGGCCCGCGCCCAGATGCTGGATCGCGCAGGCAGGCTGCCGGATGTGGTGGTGGCATGTGTGGGCGGCGGCTCCAACGCCATCGGCATGCTTCACCCCTTTGTGGAGGATGAAGGCGTCCGCCTGGTGGGGGTCGAGGCGGGAGGCACCGGTGAGCCCGGCTGCTATAACTCCGCCCCCATCAATCTGGGCAGTCCCGGCGTGCTGCACGGCCATGTAACGATGCTTTTACAGGATGAAGACGGGCAAATACAGCCGTCCCATTCCATTTCCGCCGGGCTGGACTATCCCGGGGTAGGCCCGGAACACGCCTATCTGGCGGAAACGGGGCGCGTTCATTACGGTATGATTTGCGACGCCTCCGCTTTAAACGCTTTCCAGACGCTCACCAGGGAGGAAGGCATCATTCCTGCGTTGGAATCCTCCCATGCCGTGGCCTGGGTGCTGGACCATGCGGAGGAATTGCCGCAGGGAGGGGACGTTCTGGTCAATCTCTCCGGCCGCGGAGACAAGGACCTGGGAATCGTCAGGAAATATATCAATCTTTAA
- the trpA gene encoding tryptophan synthase subunit alpha — translation MQKPPLQEAVERAHALGRRAVIPFITAGFPDKDSFWTHLSRIDESGADIIEIGVPFSDPVADGPVIEQASRDALARGVSLKWILDGLKARKGCFAAKLVLMGYVNPFYQYGLEQLARDAEEAGVSGFIVPDMPLEESGMFREVFSPRGLTLVTLVAPNTSVERMREYKPYTSGFVYVVSVLGTTGGKANLEQSVTETMRRARSVFDVPLALGFGLQTPDQLETLPEDARPDAAVLGSALLRHIGEGKDAWEFLGKWTRG, via the coding sequence ATGCAGAAACCACCGTTACAGGAAGCCGTGGAAAGGGCCCATGCCCTTGGCAGACGCGCCGTTATTCCTTTTATCACCGCCGGATTCCCGGACAAGGATTCTTTCTGGACCCACCTGTCCCGCATTGACGAATCCGGCGCGGATATTATTGAAATAGGAGTTCCCTTCTCGGACCCCGTGGCGGACGGCCCGGTTATTGAACAGGCATCCCGGGATGCCCTGGCCCGCGGCGTCAGCCTGAAATGGATTCTGGACGGTCTGAAAGCCCGTAAGGGCTGTTTTGCTGCCAAGCTGGTGCTGATGGGATATGTAAACCCCTTTTACCAGTATGGCCTGGAACAGCTTGCCCGGGATGCGGAGGAGGCTGGCGTCAGCGGTTTCATCGTACCGGATATGCCGCTGGAGGAATCCGGAATGTTCCGGGAAGTTTTCAGCCCCCGTGGCCTGACGCTCGTCACTCTGGTGGCTCCCAATACTTCCGTGGAACGCATGCGGGAATACAAGCCTTATACTTCCGGCTTCGTTTATGTGGTCTCCGTTTTGGGAACCACCGGAGGGAAAGCCAATCTGGAGCAGAGCGTTACGGAAACCATGCGCCGTGCGCGGTCCGTTTTTGATGTGCCGCTGGCGCTGGGCTTCGGTCTTCAGACGCCGGACCAGCTGGAGACGCTGCCGGAAGATGCCCGTCCGGATGCCGCCGTGCTTGGGAGCGCTCTGCTCAGGCATATTGGAGAAGGGAAGGACGCCTGGGAATTTTTGGGAAAATGGACCAGAGGCTGA
- a CDS encoding indole-3-glycerol phosphate synthase TrpC encodes MLLDRFREAKAEEIALLMDMASRRELPRPWKGRRPDFLKAIAEPPDGQPVAVIAEFKQSSPSRGVIASGLKPEEVAEQYAASGASCISVLTEEQFFGGRIGYLERMSRAGLPLLRKDFIFHQLQVMETASTPASALLLIVRLTPDARTLRVLREQAEAYGMHAVVEVFDPADLDIARESGARIIQVNARDLDTLKTDRQACLDMAKFRREGEVWIAASAMSAGAHLREAAEAGFQAVLMGTALMDGGRPGEKLAAILEETI; translated from the coding sequence ATGCTGCTTGACCGGTTCCGGGAAGCCAAGGCGGAGGAAATAGCCCTGCTTATGGACATGGCCTCCCGCCGGGAACTGCCGCGCCCGTGGAAGGGGCGCCGGCCGGATTTCCTGAAAGCCATTGCGGAACCGCCGGACGGCCAGCCGGTGGCGGTCATTGCGGAGTTCAAGCAATCCTCTCCGTCGCGCGGCGTCATCGCCTCCGGGCTGAAACCGGAGGAAGTGGCTGAACAGTACGCTGCGTCGGGCGCCTCCTGCATCTCCGTGTTGACGGAAGAACAGTTTTTCGGCGGCCGCATCGGCTATTTGGAACGCATGAGCCGCGCCGGGCTTCCGCTCCTCCGCAAGGATTTCATTTTTCATCAGCTTCAGGTGATGGAGACGGCTTCTACGCCGGCTTCCGCGTTGCTGCTCATTGTGCGTCTGACGCCGGACGCACGGACGCTCCGCGTTCTCAGGGAGCAGGCGGAGGCTTACGGCATGCACGCCGTTGTGGAAGTGTTTGACCCGGCGGACCTGGACATTGCCCGGGAATCCGGCGCGCGCATCATCCAGGTAAATGCCCGCGACCTGGATACCTTGAAAACGGACAGGCAGGCCTGCCTGGACATGGCGAAATTCCGCCGTGAGGGGGAGGTGTGGATCGCGGCCAGCGCCATGAGCGCCGGGGCGCATCTCAGGGAAGCCGCGGAAGCGGGGTTTCAGGCCGTATTGATGGGAACAGCCCTGATGGACGGAGGAAGGCCGGGTGAAAAACTGGCAGCAATTTTAGAAGAAACAATATGA